The Arenibacter algicola region CGGAGCTTAAAAAGTTTGATCCATGGTGGATCGAGGAGCCAACCAGTCCTGACGATATTTTGGGCCATGCTAAAATAGCAAAAGCCGTTCATCCCATAAAAGTGGCTACGGGAGAACACTGTCAGAACAGGGTTGTATTTAAGCAATTAATGCAGGCCGATGCCATTGGTATATGTCAGATAGATAGCTGCAGGGTAGGAGGGGTAAATGAAATATTGGCCATCCTTTTAATGGCTGCAAAATTCAATATTCCTGTTTGTCCACATGCCGGGGGAGTTGGACTCTGTGAATATGTGCAACATCTGTCCATGATAGATTATATTGCCATTAGTGGCTCTTTGGAGAATAGAATAATAGAGTATGTGGATCATTTGCACGAACATTTTTACGACCCAGTGGTAATAAAAAATGGGGCATATATGCCACCGTCCATGGCCGGTTACAGCATAACTATGAAAGAGCAATCTTTAGAGGACTATAGCTTTCCGGATGGTGTAATTTGGAAGGATGAAGTAATGGCCAAATAATAGGGAAAAAGTATAATACTTAATAAGATAAATAACCTAAAGAATAATATGTCACTTTTTAGTCTAGAAAACAAAACAGCGGTTGTTACCGGTGGTGCCAGTGGTATTGGTGAAGCTATTTCCAAGGCATTTGCAGGCCAAGGTGCCCATGTGCACATCTTGGAATTTAATGCGGAAAATGGAGAACGTGTTGTTGGGGAAATAGAAGCCAAGGGCGGAAAGGCCAATTTTCACGCTTGTGATGTTTCCAATAACGCTCAGGTAGCCGAAATAATCTCCGCTATTGGTGCCAAGAATTATATCAATATTTTGGTAAACAATGCCGGGATAGCCCATGTGGGAAATTTAGAAGGTACTGCCGTAGACGATTTGGATCGTATTTACAATGTAAATGTCAAAGGGGTCTATAACTGTATGCATGCCGTTATATCCAAGATGAAGGAGAAAGGTGGGGTAATTTTAAATATGGCATCCATTGCTTCCTCTGTAGGTATTTCGGACAGATTTGCCTACTCCATGTCCAAGGGGGCGGTGCTTACTATGAGCTATTCTGTAGCAAAGGATTATTTGGATGAGGGTATTCGTTGCAATACTATTTCTCCTGCCAGGATTCATACACCTTTTGTTGACGGATTTATTAATAAAAACTACCCTGGTAAGGAAGCGGAAATGTTCGAGAAATTATCCAAATCCCAACCAATTGGCAGGATGGGCAAACCCGAGGAAGTGGCAAACTTGGCAGTTTATCTCTGTTCGGACGAGGCTTCCTTTATAACTGGAACCGATTTCCCAATTGATGGAGGGTATATTAAATTAAACGGATAGGTTTAAACAGAAAATCTGCTAATGGGCCGATTTGAAAATGGAGCTGGATATCAATTTTGATGTTCCAGCTCCATTTTAAGAAACTAGAAACCGCTCCCCTCGCGGAGCAAATAGGAATTTTATATAAACAAATACTTTTAATGATCAAATTATTTCAATACCTAGCTCTGATAGCTCTTTTGGCGGCCTGTTCCCAAAAACGGGAGCCAAATGCCTTGGTGATGCCCGTTTCCAATACTATTGAAGTCCAAGATGCGGACAGTAACGATTCTATTTTGCTTAAGGCGGCGCATGTGGTGCCAACAGCTAACCAATACGAGGCACTGCAAAACGAGTTTATAGCTTTCATTCATTTTGGCCCCAATACCTTTACCAGAATGGAGTGGGGAAATGGAATGGAAGATCCTAAAGTATTCGACCTGCAGAATTTGGATACGGATCAATGGTGCAAGGCTATGAAGGATGCCGGAATGAAAATGGTAATTTTTACCGCCAAGCATCACGATGGTTTTGTACTGTGGCAGAGCCGCTATACAGATCATGGGATAATGTCCTCACCATTTAAGGAAGGAAAAGGGGATGTCCTTAAGGAATTGTCCGAATCCTGTAAAAAATATGGTCTAAAATTAGGGGTGTACCTATCCCCGGCAGATCTTTTCCAAATTGAAAACAAGGAGGGGCTTTATGGAAATTTAAGTGAGTATACGGAAAGAACCATTCCGCGGCAGGTGGAAGGCCGACCATTTGAAAACAAAACAACATTCACTTTTAAGGTGGACGACTACAATGAATATTTTTTAAACCAACTCTTCGAGCTGCTTACCGAATACGGACCCATACATGAAGTTTGGTTTGATGGCGCCCATCCTAAAAGAAAAGGTGGTCAGACCTACAACTATTTGGCCTGGAAGGAATTGATAAGGGCTTTGGCTCCCAAGACAGTTATTTTCGGGAAAGAGGATATTCGTTGGTGCGGTAACGAAGCTGGCAAAACCAGGGATACGGAATGGAATGTAATTCCATATCAGGAAGACCCCGATCAAATGAACAGCTTTGCAGATTTGACCGATGAATCCTTAGGAAATAGGGAGGACCTTTATAAGGGCAAATTCCTTCATTACCAACAGGCAGAAACCAATACTTCTATCCGTGAAGGCTGGTTTTATAGGGATGATGAAGACCAGAAAGTACGCAGTACCGATGATGTATTCGATATATATGAAAGATCCGTAGGGGGGAATTCTACTTTCCTGCTCAACATTCCACCTAATAGGGATGGCAAATTTTCACCTACAGATGTGACCGTATTGGAAGAAGTTGGCCAAAGGATAAACGAAACTTATGGTTCTAATTTGCTTTCCGGGGCCCAGGGGCCTAAGGCAGTGCTAGATAATGACCTGGCAAGTTTTGAACTTTTGGGCCTGGGAGCCCAAGAGGTGGTTATTGAAACCAATGTTCCTATCACTATAAACAGGTTGGCAATTCAGGAAGCCATAAACACTCATGGTGAACGTGTGGAAAAACATGCCTTGGATGCTTGGGTGGACAATGGCTGGAAGGAAATTGCTGCAGCTACCAATATTGGTTATAAACGAATTTTACGTTTCCCTGAAGTTACTACCCAAAAATTGCGCATTAGAATCCTCGAGTCCCGTTTTTATCCTGCTATTGCAAGCATATCCGCCCATTATTATAAGGCAAGGCCGCCACAGCTTAGTATAGAAAGATCGGTAGAGGGGGCGGTAACCATTTCCCCCAAAAAGGACAGCTTTGGTTGGAAACCGCACGGGGAAGATGTTGCCGGAAATATAAATACTGGTTACAATATTCGTTATTCTACTGATGGTAGCGAACCAACTACAGCCTCAGAAATTTATCAGCAGCCCTTTATTATTCCATCGGGAGAGGTAAAGGCGGTAGCAGAAGTAAATGGAAAATTGGGGAGCGTTGCTTCGGAGCTTTTCGGAATTGTAAAAAAGGATTGGAAAGCTGCAGGAGAGGATAGTTTTGAAGGGGAACATACTGCCATTAACGCCTTTGATGGCGATCCCGAAACCTACTGGAGCTCTTCTGATAAATCTAGAAAAAACTATATCAATGTTGACCTCGGAAAGGAATATGCCATCACGGGATTCACTTACACTCCCCAAACTTCTTCTTCCGAAGGGATGATTGAAAAGGGTGTGGTTAGGATAAGTGCAGATGGAAAATCCTGGGAAAATGTTGAGGATTTCCAATTCGGAAACCTTATAAACGACCCAACCACCAGAACCCATATGTTCAAGTCCAAGATCAATGCCAGATATATCGGAATTGAATCTAAAGTTATTGCCGGAAATGGCAAAACTGCGGCCATTGCGGAATTAGATTTTTTATTGGATTAATAATTTAGATAGGATTTCATAACAAAATTAATGAAACAAAAAGCCCTTTATTATTTCGTATTTGCCCTATCCTTGATTGGTTGCTCGCCAACGGTCTCGGATATTTATATAACTGCCGATAAGGAGGCCTATAAAAATGGAGAGCTGGTTTTTGTTTCTATTAATGAAGCAATGGGCGCTGTTGCCCAACTGAGAAAAGAGAGCAACAAAAATACCCTGACCCTTCATCTTATGGAAGGGGAATATAGAATAAGCGCTCCCATTAGAATAACAGCAGAACTTGGCCCATTGAATCTTAAGGGGGAAGGTGATGGGAGGTCTGTAGTTAAGGGATCCAAATTGCTCAATCCCAAATGGGAAAAGTACAATGACCATATTTGGATGGCCCAATTACAGAAAGAGGACAGTTTTGATCAACTCTTTGTTAACGGACAGAAACAAATATTGGCACGTTACCCCAATTACGATGAAAATGGAGGGCACTGGCAGGGTCACGCCGAGGATGCAATTGCTCCGGAAAGGGTAAAAACATGGTCCAACCCCAAAGGGGCTTTTGTGCATGCTATGCATAACGGGGAGTGGGGCGGATTTCACTATGTTTCCACAGGGGTAGATGAAAATGGGGAGCTTCAATTATCCGGAGGCTATCAGAATAATCGTCCCTCAAAAATGCATGCCAAATACCGTATGGTAGAAAATGTATTTGAAGAATTGGATGCACCTGGCGAGTGGTTTTTGGATGGGGACCATAAATTATTCTACTGGCCGGCCGAGGGGACGGATATTAACAATGTCCTGGTAGAAGGGGTCCAACAAAAACATTTGCTGGAAATAGTGGGCTCTGAGGAAAATCCTGTTAGGGATATAGAAATAAGCGGAATACGATTTGAACATGCCCAGCGTACGTTTATGGAAAAGTATGAGCAATTGCTAAGAAGTGATTGGACCATTTATAGAGGTGCGGCCCTTTTTCTTGAAGGGACACAAAATGTGAAAATTAAAAACTGTGAACTGACCAATTTGGGGGGTAATGCTATTTTAGCAAGTAACTTTAATAGGGAGCTAAGCATTGCGGATAACCATATTCATGATTGCGGGGCATCGGGGATCAGTTTTGTAGGTAGTCCCGAAGCGGTAAGGTCGCCTTCGTTTCAATATGAAGAATTTGTTCCTTTGGCGGAAATGGATACAGTTCCCGGGCCTAAATCAAACAAATATCCCAGTAATTCCATCGCGGAGAACAATCTCATTTATCGTATCGGCAGGGTGGAAAAGCAAACGGCCGGGGTACAGATCGCCATGGCCATGGATATTACGGTAAGTCACAACAGTATTTATGATGTTCCAAGGGCCGGGATCAATATCGGGGATGGCACATGGGGCGGACATATAATTGAATATAATGATGTTTTTAATACCGTCCTGGAATCTGGAGATCATGGGGCCTTTAATTCTTGGGGAAGGGACAGGTTTTGGCATCCCAATCGCGAAACTTTGAATGAAATTGTGGCCGCCAACCCAGAAATGCCCAAATGGGATGCCATCCATACTACCGTAATAAGAAATAATAGGTTTCGTTGCGATCATGGATGGGATATAGATCTGGACGATGGATCCTCCAATTACCACATTTATAACAATCTGTGTTTAAATGGTGGAATTAAATTGCGTGAAGGATTTTATCGCACCGTGGAAAATAACATTATGATAAATAATGGCTTCCATCCACATGTATGGTTCAAGAACAGTGGGGATGTTTTTAAGCACAATATCGTTTTCACCGAGCACAAGGATATAAGATTACAGGATTGGGGCAAGGAAGTGGATTATAACCTTTTTCCAGATGTGGAGACATTAACGACAACCCAAAAAAAAGGGGTGGATACTAACAGCATTTTCGGTGATGCATTATTTGTGGATGCCAAATTAGGGAACTATACGGTAAAAGAGGAGTCGCCCGCCCTTAAAATAGGGTTTAAAAACATTGCTATGGATAGTTTTGGGGTTACCGATACCAAGCTAAAGTCCTTGGCCAAAACCCCTACCATTCCCACTATGTTTTTTGGTGATAGCAGTGAAAAGGATGCAGTGGTAGATTGGTTGGGTGCACAAATAAAAAGTATTGCCACTATGGCCGAGAGGTCGGCTTCCGGTCTCAACAAGACAGCGGGTGCCCTAATATTGGCCATAGACCCACAGACTGTTATAGGAATTTCCCCGCTTCAGGTAGGGGACGTTATAATATCTGCCGAAGGCGATGAAATAAATACAGTAGCCGATTTAATGAAAACCTACCAAAATAATAATTGGAAAGGGAAATTGAATCTAATTATATTTAGGAATCAAAAAGAAAAGCAGATATCATTGACAACTAAAAAATAATGAAATAGAATTATGAAGGGTTGGTATAAGTATTTTATTGTAGCAGTATTGATAGGTGGAACCATTTATGGCATTAATGTTAAAACAACCACTATTGAGGAAAAGCGTCCGAATATTATTTATGTTTTGGCCGATGATCTAGGTTATGGTGATATAGCCATCTATAACCCTGAAGGTAAAATAAAAACGCCCAATCTGGATGCTATGGGATCCGCAGGAATGATTTTTACGGATGCCCATACCTCCTCTGCCGTTTGTACCCCTACACGATACGGAATTATTACCGGAAGGTATAATTGGAGAAGTCCATTAAAAAGTTCGGTGCTTACCGGAAATTCCAAGGCGTTGATTCCTGAAAATAGAACTACTGTGGCCTCCTTACTTAAAAGAGAGGGTTACGAAACCGCATTCATTGGCAAATGGCATTTGGGTTGGGACTGGGCACTTAAAAATCCCGGTTTGGAATTAGGTGAAGGTTGGAATCCAGAGGATTTTGATAATATAGATTTCTCCAAAGAAGTTAAGAATTCACCCAATACCCTTGGGTTTAAATACTCCTACGGGCATTGCGGCTCATTGGATATGGCGCCATATGTGTACGTAGAAAACGGTATGCCGACCATGGTTCCGGATACCGTTACCGAAAGTAAGACCAAATATGGTTGGTGGCGCAAGGGGCCTACCGCCCGGGATTTTGATTTTGACGATGTTACCCCTAACTTTTTTAGAAAATCCTTCGGTTACATCAAAGAAAAGGCAAAGGGGAAATCTCCATTCTTTTTGTATTTGGCCTTGCCTTCGCCCCATACCCCCATTTTACCGACCGAGGAATGGAAAGGGAAAAGTGATCTAAACCCTTACGGGGATTTCATGATGATGATAGATGCGTATATGGGACAATTGACGGAGGTGATAAGGCAAGCGGGAATTGAAGATAATACCATGGTGATCTTTACAAGCGATAATGGTTGTTCCCCAGCTGCCAAGATCGATGAAATGTTGGCTAAAGGGCATAGTCCCAACGGAATTTTAAGAGGCCATAAGGCAGATATTTTTGAAGGAGGACATAGAGTACCTTTTATTGTGAAATGGCCCAACAAAATTAAGCCTGCTTCCAAATCGGATAAGACTATTTGCACAACAGATTTGTTGGCTACCTGTGCAGATATAGTTGGTGTTGATTTGGCAGATGATGAAGGGGAGGATAGCTTTTCTTTTTTACCGCTGTTGACCAACCCTGCGTCCAAGGACTATCTTAGGGAGGCAACGGTACATCATTCCATCAACGGGAGTTTTGCCATAAGAAAGGATAATTGGAAAATGATTTTTTGTCCAGGATCGGGCGGTTGGAGCAATCCCAAACCCAATTCGGAAGGGATAGGGGATCTCCCTAAATTTCAGTTGTACGACCTAAGTAAGGATCCCAAAGAGGAGAATAATGTTTACGGCCAGTTTCATGAAGTGGAAAGTGCCCTTACCAGACTAATGGTCAGCTATATTGAAAATGGGACAAGTAGGGTAGGCGAAAAGCAAAAGAACGATCCTGAAGGATACGGCAGTAAGGAATGGAAGCAGTTGGGCGTATTTTACAATTGATTTGAAAATTTGATATTTTTTTAATTTGAGCCTTTAGTTTTAGAGACCAGAAACAATAATTATATAAATAGTAATTCAATAAATAGAAACAAATGAAACTAATAAGATTTGGAGAAGTAGGAAAGGAAAAACCGGGAGTGCAATTGGAAAACGGTACCCGATTGGACGTATCGGCCTTTGGACGGGATTACAACGAGGATTTTTTTGGAACGGATGGCTTGGTCCAGCTAAAGGATTGGTTGGCAAAAAATGAAAGCAGTTGTCCTAAAGTAGATAATAGTGTACGTTTGGGAGCACCATTGGTGAGGCCTTCCAAAATTGTATGTGTGGGACTAAATTATGCCAAACATGCCGCGGAAAGTGGAATGGCAGTGCCTAAGGAGCCTGTATTGTTCTTTAAGGCTACCTCGGCAATAGTTGGGCCCAATGATGACGTGGTCATTCCAAAAGGAAGTCAAAAAACCGATTGGGAAGTGGAGTTGGCCGTGGTTATAGGTAAAAAGGCATCTTATGTATCGGAGGCAGACGCTTTGGATCATGTTGCCGGATATGTACTTCACAACGATTACAGTGAAAGGGCATTTCAGATTGAAAGGGAAGGACAATGGGTAAAGGGAAAAAGTTGTGACACCTTTGCGCCTGTAGGACCTTTTATTGCCACCAAAGATGAAATTAAAGATCCGAACAATTTGCACTTATGGTTAAAATTAAATGGAGAAACGGTACAGGATAGTTCAACTTCCGATTTTATCTTCAATGTGCAAGAGGTGGTGAGTTATATCAGTCAGTTTATGACCTTATTGCCAGGGGATATTATTTCGACAGGGACTCCTTTTGGAGTGGGTCTAGGATTTAATCCTCCAAAATATTTAAAAGCTGGAGATGTAGTAGAATTGGGGATTGAGGGACTTGGTACTTCCAAGCAAACGGCAAAGGCCTATAGCGGGAAATAAGAACCAGTTAAACCAACCAATCGGCATGATTTCCAAATTCCATTTCCTCGTTTTATGCGCCCTGCTTTCGGTGTATTGCCCTCATGTTAAAGGGCAAGAATTGAAGTGGGCCGAGATTGAAAATGGAATTTGGAAAGCCAGTGTTGGGGAGCCAGAGGATATAAGCTTGCTTAAGGCTGCGGATATACGGCCGAAGGTAAATGCACTTAACAAACTGCCCATCGCCGATTTTCCTTTTCCGGAAGATAGGATCAAAACAAAGATAGTTGATGGAAAGACCTATTTGCAATTTCCTTTGAGCAGGGAAGAGCAAATTTATGGCTTGGGACTCAACTTTAAAACGGTACACCAGAGAGGCCGCATCATGCAATTGCATGTGGACCACTATGGAGGAAGGGACGATGGCCGTACGCATGCCCCTGTTCCTTTTTATGTGTCTTCCAAAGGGTACGGAGTGCTGATAGACGCTGCCAGATATATTACGGTCTATGCCGGTACGGGTATTAGGGTAGATGCCGATGATAAACCGGTTTTGAGGGACAGGAACACTGATCCCCATTGGGAGGCGCAACCATATTCCGATGCCGTGGAAATTTTGGTACCGGCAAAGGGAACCGATGTTTATATATATGGAGGTTCTACCCCCATGGAGGCCGTACAGCGTTATAATTTATACAACGGCGGGGGTTATATTCCTCCAAAATGGGGCTTGGGATTCACCCAAAGAGTACCCACCTTATATAGTCAGGAGGATATTGCCAAGGAAGCCCAGGAGTTTGAAGATCACGATTTTCCTTTAGATTTTATTGGAGTGGAACCAGGCTGGCACAGTATGGCCTATCCCTGTACTTTTGAATGGGACAAGACAAGATTCCCAGATCCGAGAAAGTTTAATGATGAATTATTGGCAGAGGGGATAAGAACCAATTTGTGGCTGAATCCCTATGTGTCCCCTATAGGTTCCTTATATCCTAAATTAAAAGGTCTTTCCGCTTCTCACACGGTATGGAATGGAATTGTACCAGATCTAATGCTTCCCGAAACCCGTGATATTTTTAAGAAGCACTTTGTTGAAAATCATCTGGACATAGGAGTCAGTGGGTATAAGATAGATGAGGTAGATGGCTTTGACTTCTGGGTGTGGCCGGATGTAGCCACATTTCCTTCGGGCTATAGTGGGGAGCAAATGCGGCAGGTCTATGGCCTTCTTGTTCAGGACATGACCGCAAAATGGTTCAAAGAAAAAAATCAGAGGACATATGGGCTGGTCAGGGCATCCAATGCCGGCGCCAGTGCTTTGCCCTACGTTATTTACAATGATTATTACAGTCACAAGGATTTTATAACGGCCTTGGTCAATAGTAGCTTTATAGGCGTGCTTTGGACACCGGAGGTCCGCGCCTCAAAAACTGCCGAGGAGTGGTTAAGGAGAATGCAATCTGTTTGCTTTTCCCCCATGGCCATGCTGAATGCATGGGCGGACGGTACCAAACCATGGTCCTTTCCCGAGGTAGAAGTGGCTGTCAGGGATGTGGCCAATTTAAGGATGCAGTTATTGCCTTATATTTATTCTACTTTTTCCCAATATCATTTTGAAGGCCTGCCTCCCTTTAGGGCAATGAATTTAGTGGATGGCTTTTTTTATGACCCAACGCTTGCGGAAGGGGAACTGGACTCCACAGACAATCCCTATAAAGTAGCCGTAAAAAGTGAAATAAAGGATCAGTATATGATGGGCGACAATATTTTGGTGGCCCCCATGTTCGAAGGTGAAAATGAGAGAAAGGTAATTTTGCCAAAAGGAAAATGGTTCGATTTCTACAATGGGGAATTCGTAGGTGAAAATGAAGTGATTACAGTAGCTCCCGGTTTGGAAAAAATACCATTGTTTGTACGGAATGGTGGAATAATTCCCATGAGACCTGTCCAGAGACAGGCTCCAAAAAAGGGGGAAAAGGTAGACCTGATTATTCGTCACTACGGGACAAAGGAAGGGGAATATACGCTATACGATGATGATGGGTTAAGTTTTGATTTTGAGAAGGGACAATTTTCCGAGGTGGAAATAAAAGTAAAAAAAGACCGTAGAGGAAAGCTTGTAGGCACTATAGGTAGCCCTGAAAAGGGGAAGCCATATAGCTATAACAAAAAGGTGACTTGGGAATTTAAAACAAAATAAAATCCATCCAAAAAACACGGTGGGCGACAGGATGATATGATTGTGAAGCAATTATTACTTTTAATTATTGGGTTATTTTCAATAGCTGAATCCATGGGGAGCACTTTTCAGGACCCCATTAAAATTGCCTGCGTAGGAAACAGTATAACCTATGGTTCGGGAGTGGCCAATAGGGAAAAAAATGCCTACCCGGAACAATTGCAGTCCATGCTGGGGAACACATATCAGGTACGGAATTTTGGGGTCAGCGGAAGTACCCTTTTAAAAAATGGAGACAAACCCTATTTAAAAACGGAAGCCTATTCCAATGCGTTGAAGTTTAGGCCCGATATCGTTTTTATAAAATTGGGCACTAATGATAGCAAGCTTTCAAATAGGGTTCATTTGGACAATTTCGAGGGGGATTATATAGACTTGGTCAATAGCTTTAAAAAGGAAAACGGGAATGCCAGAATAATTCTTTTACTTCCAGTTCCTGCATTTACTACCGATACTACACGGATATGGAATGAGGTGATCAAAAATAAGATCACCCCAATGACCCGCAGGGTTGCGTATAAGACAAATTCGGAGGTTTTGGATTTGTGCCAGCTGTTTATAGATCAACCTGGACTATTGCCCGATAAGATACACCCTTCTTCCCTTGGGGCAACAGTTATTGCCAAAAGGATATATGAAGCTGTAATTCAAAATGAAATTGAAAAATTAGAAATATTAAAATCCAAGGAGGTTAAAGTTTCGGAAACCGCAAATTTCTATGGTTACGATCTCACAGATTTTGAATACAAAGGTATCCCATGCAAGGTGGTGAAGCCCAAAAAAGTGGCTCCAGGAGCACCATGGGTACTAAGGGCGCGCTTTTGGGGTCATGAACCACAAACGGATATTGCCTTATTGGAAAGAGGCTTTCATATTGCCTATTGCGATGTGGCCAATTTGTTTGGTGGTCCTGAGGCGATGAAGCGATGGGACCGTTTTTATGGGTTGATGACCCAGGCCGGACTCTCCAAAAAAGTGGTGTTGGAAGGAATGAGCCGAGGAGGTTTGATTGTTTATAATTGGGCCGAAAAAAATCCGGAAAAAGTGGCCTGTGTTTACGCCGATGCCCCTGTACTTGATGGAAAAAGTTGGCCCGGTGGTTTATGGAAGGGGAAGGGAAGTGCAGCGGATTGGGAGGTCTTCAAAACAATATACGGCTTAAAAAGTGAAAGGGATATTGCCGAATTTAAAGGGAATCCTATCCACAATATTAAATCGATTGCACAGGGAGGCTTCCCCATGATTCATGTTTGTGGTGCCGCCGATGAGGTAGTGCCCATTGAGGAGAACACCAAGCCTTTCGAAGAGGCAATTAAGGCTAATGGAGGTGCAATTAGCGTTATTTACAAGGAGGGTGTGGGACATCATCCCCATAGTTTGGAAAATCCAACTCCTATTGTCGACTTTATTCTTGGCGCAACCCATCAGAAGGTGAACTTTGCTCAAATTCCAGCTCCGAGTGCCGAATTTAGATCTGCTGCGGGTTGGAAAGAAGGGAAGGATTGGTGGGCCCAGGCCAATGATATTGATTCCCTTTGCCTAGCGTCAAAAGAAATTGACTTACTGCTTATTGGGAATTCCATTACCCAAGGCTGGGGTGGAAATAGACCTAATGTCACCTATGACCCGGGTAGAGAAGCTGCAGAACTATATTTTAAAGATCTAAATTGGGTCGGTGCCGGTATTTCGGGAGACCGTACCCAACACCTTTTGTATCGATTAAATAATGGAAACTATGAAGCCGCTCGGCCAAAAATGGTGGTGCTGGCTATTGGTGTCAACAATTTTGGGGATAACGGTGCAGTGGAAATAGCCAACGGCATTATGAAGGTACTAGAGGTGACCAAGAAAAAATTTTCGCCACAAACAAAAATAATGTTATTCGGTCCCATGCCCACGGGCTTGGCCCCAAGTACGGATAGAAGGAAGAAATACAATAAAATCCACGACTTGATCAAGCATCTTGGAAATGACAAAAATGTATTCTATTACAATCTGATTAATGAATTTTCTGATGAAAAGGGATTTTTGAAATCCGATTTGTTTTCACAGGATGGCATACATTTATTACCCGAAGGATATAAGGTTTGGGGTAAATTTATTAGGGATAAATACTTTATAGCCACTAAATAGAAATATTATGAAAAAATTCTTAGGATTACTACTGTTGCTATCCGTAGCCAATACTTATGGAGAAATTTGGCTTCCCTCCATCCTTTCGGATAATATGGTTTTGCAACAAGAATCGAATGTTACCATTTGGGGATGGACAACAAGTACTAGCGAGGAAATTAGCGTATACGGGACTTGGAACAATGAAAAAGTAACTGCCAAGGCCTTTCAGGGAGTTTGGTCCCTGCAATTGCCTACGCCACATGCCGGGGGCACTTATAGTGTAATTGTGGAAGGCCACGAGAAATTGGAGTTAAGGAATGTACTGATAGGGGAAGTATGGTTGGGTTCTGGACAAAGCAATATGCAATGGACCCCAAAACATGGTTTGGACAACGCAGAGGAAGAGATCAAAAAAGCCAATTTCCCTGAAATTCGTTTCTTTCAGGTGGCACAGCAGATATCGGACTATCCCCAAGATCAACTAAAGGGTAAATGGGAGGTTTGTACTCCTGAAACTATGGCGCAGTTTAGTTCTGTGGCTTATTTTTTTGGTAGGGAACTGCATCAAAATTTGAAAGTTCCTGTGGGTATTATTAATTCTAGCTGGGGAGGTACGCCAGTGGAAGTTTGGTTAAAAAAGGAATTAATAACCGAGGATGCCCAATTGGCGCAGGCGTCGAAAAAGCTGAATGAGGTTGCCTGGTGGCCCAGCAATCCGGGCTTGGCCTACAATGCCATGATACACCCCATTACTAAATTTAATATCGCAGGTTGTATTTGGTACCAAGGAGAATCCAACAGGGTTAACCCGGTTTCCTATTACAAATCCTTTCCTTTGATGATCGAATCCTGGAGGGAGGAATGGGGCAAGGATCTGCCATTTTATTTTGTGCAGATAGCCCCTTA contains the following coding sequences:
- a CDS encoding sialate O-acetylesterase; this encodes MKKFLGLLLLLSVANTYGEIWLPSILSDNMVLQQESNVTIWGWTTSTSEEISVYGTWNNEKVTAKAFQGVWSLQLPTPHAGGTYSVIVEGHEKLELRNVLIGEVWLGSGQSNMQWTPKHGLDNAEEEIKKANFPEIRFFQVAQQISDYPQDQLKGKWEVCTPETMAQFSSVAYFFGRELHQNLKVPVGIINSSWGGTPVEVWLKKELITEDAQLAQASKKLNEVAWWPSNPGLAYNAMIHPITKFNIAGCIWYQGESNRVNPVSYYKSFPLMIESWREEWGKDLPFYFVQIAPYKYDDHMATDAAHVRDAQLYTMQNLDNTGMVVTNDIGNLENIHPTNKQDVGHRLALWALGKTYGKDGLEYSGPIYRSMETKNKKIVLSFDHADRGLMKKGKDLREFFIAGEDQIFYPAKAKIRGNTVEVSASKVKKPVAVRFAFTNGALPNLFNSEGLPASAFRTDNWELK
- a CDS encoding GDSL-type esterase/lipase family protein — its product is MKQLLLLIIGLFSIAESMGSTFQDPIKIACVGNSITYGSGVANREKNAYPEQLQSMLGNTYQVRNFGVSGSTLLKNGDKPYLKTEAYSNALKFRPDIVFIKLGTNDSKLSNRVHLDNFEGDYIDLVNSFKKENGNARIILLLPVPAFTTDTTRIWNEVIKNKITPMTRRVAYKTNSEVLDLCQLFIDQPGLLPDKIHPSSLGATVIAKRIYEAVIQNEIEKLEILKSKEVKVSETANFYGYDLTDFEYKGIPCKVVKPKKVAPGAPWVLRARFWGHEPQTDIALLERGFHIAYCDVANLFGGPEAMKRWDRFYGLMTQAGLSKKVVLEGMSRGGLIVYNWAEKNPEKVACVYADAPVLDGKSWPGGLWKGKGSAADWEVFKTIYGLKSERDIAEFKGNPIHNIKSIAQGGFPMIHVCGAADEVVPIEENTKPFEEAIKANGGAISVIYKEGVGHHPHSLENPTPIVDFILGATHQKVNFAQIPAPSAEFRSAAGWKEGKDWWAQANDIDSLCLASKEIDLLLIGNSITQGWGGNRPNVTYDPGREAAELYFKDLNWVGAGISGDRTQHLLYRLNNGNYEAARPKMVVLAIGVNNFGDNGAVEIANGIMKVLEVTKKKFSPQTKIMLFGPMPTGLAPSTDRRKKYNKIHDLIKHLGNDKNVFYYNLINEFSDEKGFLKSDLFSQDGIHLLPEGYKVWGKFIRDKYFIATK